From the Acidilutibacter cellobiosedens genome, one window contains:
- a CDS encoding TlpA family protein disulfide reductase encodes MKKKITKTVIIIGAVLIALYLGKRISYEVKADEAMEKMSSKQNLNISSLDMDLNLKNKKGEKIILTKELKDKGQADSHFIVFFSPTCKPCLQEIKMLNQFADDNTLKKEPILIGIGEYKKINDLIDENNILLDYYSIDLSEFKEKVKENAVPLSLVVNGKGELLFGKKGWSDDKDTVDLFTKKINSYK; translated from the coding sequence TTGAAAAAGAAAATTACCAAAACAGTAATTATTATAGGAGCAGTTCTTATTGCGCTGTATTTAGGGAAAAGAATTTCATATGAGGTTAAAGCTGATGAAGCAATGGAAAAGATGTCTTCGAAGCAAAATCTTAATATTTCAAGTTTAGATATGGATTTAAATTTAAAGAACAAAAAAGGAGAAAAAATTATTTTAACAAAAGAATTGAAAGATAAGGGACAAGCTGATAGCCATTTTATCGTTTTTTTCTCTCCAACTTGTAAACCATGTTTACAGGAAATAAAAATGTTAAACCAGTTTGCAGATGATAATACTTTAAAAAAAGAGCCTATATTGATAGGAATAGGAGAATATAAAAAAATAAATGATTTGATAGATGAAAATAATATACTATTAGATTATTATTCTATAGATTTATCAGAATTCAAAGAAAAGGTAAAAGAGAATGCAGTGCCATTAAGTTTAGTGGTGAATGGAAAGGGAGAATTACTTTTTGGGAAAAAAGGATGGTCAGATGACAAAGATACGGTAGATTTATTTACTAAAAAAATCAATTCATATAAATAA
- a CDS encoding helix-turn-helix domain-containing protein has product MARPKIHRINLTDNEVKKLKSLLRKKDTSKTVRSRCQILLDLDESHGKILTHIQSAKSNGVCMATIQNVVCAYSNGGIENVITLKQSINSDNARRLADGRAEALIIELACGPVPEGHSRWTIRLLEEKLKVILETPVSREAIRRTLKKTNLDLTKTTTGAFLQKKMPIL; this is encoded by the coding sequence ATGGCAAGACCTAAAATACACAGAATTAATTTAACGGATAATGAAGTAAAGAAATTGAAATCCTTACTCCGTAAGAAAGATACATCCAAAACAGTACGGAGCAGATGTCAGATTTTACTTGATCTTGATGAATCACATGGGAAAATTTTAACCCATATACAAAGTGCAAAGTCAAACGGTGTATGTATGGCAACAATACAAAATGTAGTATGTGCTTACTCCAATGGTGGTATTGAAAATGTAATTACTCTTAAGCAAAGCATAAATTCCGACAATGCGCGCAGGTTGGCAGATGGCAGAGCAGAAGCACTAATTATTGAACTTGCCTGTGGGCCTGTTCCTGAAGGGCATAGCCGTTGGACGATAAGACTTTTAGAAGAAAAATTAAAAGTTATCTTGGAAACGCCCGTTAGTAGAGAAGCAATAAGACGAACTTTAAAAAAAACAAACTTAGACCTCACAAAAACGACTACAGGTGCATTCCTCCAAAAGAAGATGCCGATTTTGTAG
- a CDS encoding IS630 family transposase produces MPPKEDADFVACMEDILDIYELPYNKVRPVVCMDEKPCQLLGESRESLPMRCGDDCKIDSEYVRNGTCSIFVFTEPLGGIRHVSIREHRTAGDWAEEIKYLSDIMYPDAEKIVLIMDNLNTHKSASLYKVFPPEEARRIIKRLEIHYTPKHGSWLNIAEIELNVMTRRCLSRRINDIEILRNELNTWENNRNADIAKINWQFRTKDVRTKLASLYPTYIMRNS; encoded by the coding sequence ATTCCTCCAAAAGAAGATGCCGATTTTGTAGCATGCATGGAAGATATACTTGACATATATGAACTTCCTTATAATAAGGTTCGCCCTGTTGTATGCATGGATGAAAAGCCTTGCCAACTCTTAGGTGAGTCACGAGAATCATTGCCAATGCGTTGCGGAGATGACTGTAAAATTGATTCTGAATACGTCCGTAACGGAACTTGCAGTATATTTGTTTTTACAGAACCTCTTGGCGGCATCCGCCATGTCAGCATAAGAGAACATCGTACAGCTGGGGATTGGGCAGAAGAAATCAAATATCTCTCAGATATTATGTACCCGGATGCAGAGAAAATAGTTTTGATCATGGACAATCTCAATACACACAAATCAGCATCTTTATATAAAGTTTTTCCACCTGAAGAGGCAAGACGCATCATAAAACGGCTTGAAATCCATTATACCCCAAAACATGGAAGCTGGCTTAACATAGCAGAGATAGAACTTAACGTGATGACACGCCGGTGCTTATCACGCAGAATTAATGATATTGAAATATTACGCAATGAATTAAATACATGGGAAAATAACCGTAATGCTGACATCGCTAAAATCAATTGGCAGTTTAGAACAAAAGATGTCAGAACGAAATTGGCGTCTCTATACCCCACATATATTATGCGGAACTCGTGA
- a CDS encoding nucleotidyltransferase domain-containing protein: MASFNNRRRVEEIIVDYGKLIEKEIDVKYIYLYGSCAKGTYTEDSDIDIAIVGDDFGRDIIEDTLLLMKLRRKIDYRLEPRPFRTIDFNPSNPLAREIMNTGIQVV; this comes from the coding sequence ATGGCTTCTTTCAATAATAGACGAAGAGTAGAGGAAATAATAGTAGATTATGGGAAGTTAATAGAAAAAGAAATAGATGTAAAATATATTTATTTATATGGTTCTTGTGCAAAAGGAACCTATACGGAAGATAGCGATATAGATATAGCTATAGTAGGGGACGATTTTGGTAGAGATATAATAGAAGATACTTTGCTATTAATGAAGCTAAGACGAAAAATAGATTATAGGCTTGAGCCTCGTCCATTTAGAACCATTGATTTCAACCCATCTAATCCATTGGCCAGAGAGATAATGAATACCGGAATACAGGTGGTGTAG
- a CDS encoding class I SAM-dependent methyltransferase yields MIKSKPWDWSKNKNEGWLTPSIESCYLAESWKSKGFNKFLDLGCGLGRHSIYFAKKGFSVNAVDLSEFALNYLNDWAEKEKLNIKTETCDMLNLPFNDDSFDCIIDYNVIYHTDTLGFLKSLEEVKRVLKSDGELFITLISKNTWSFKNADNYRRIDENTILRNEDDTERNVPHFYVDIQDIRNYFKNFDFVVPPLEQTEYDIENTGYYSTHFNLILHKKY; encoded by the coding sequence ATGATAAAGTCGAAGCCTTGGGATTGGAGCAAGAATAAGAATGAAGGTTGGCTGACGCCTTCAATTGAATCTTGCTATTTAGCCGAGTCATGGAAATCTAAGGGGTTTAACAAATTTTTGGATTTAGGCTGCGGGCTTGGCAGACATTCAATTTATTTTGCTAAAAAGGGGTTTAGTGTAAATGCTGTTGACTTGTCAGAATTTGCTCTAAATTATCTCAACGATTGGGCAGAGAAAGAAAAATTGAATATTAAAACAGAAACATGTGACATGTTAAATCTTCCTTTCAATGATGACAGCTTTGATTGTATAATAGATTACAATGTGATATATCATACGGATACATTGGGCTTTTTAAAATCTCTTGAGGAAGTTAAGCGCGTTTTAAAATCAGATGGTGAGTTGTTTATCACACTTATATCGAAAAATACCTGGTCCTTTAAAAATGCAGATAATTATAGACGTATTGATGAAAATACTATTTTGCGTAATGAAGATGATACGGAACGGAATGTTCCCCATTTTTATGTTGATATTCAAGATATCAGAAATTATTTTAAGAATTTTGACTTTGTTGTTCCACCTCTGGAACAAACCGAATATGACATAGAAAATACAGGCTATTATTCAACACATTTCAATCTTATCCTTCATAAAAAATATTAA
- a CDS encoding MFS transporter, which yields MNKNKNIHILCIIAFLQGLVFYGPISTLFRQNRGLSLNDIFVIETVYVILLFIFEIPWGYIADRIGYRWTLIISFFLFFLSKIVFYSAHSFDGFLFERIILALAISGISGCDSALIYTSVDEMDSNRAFSLYNASSAGGFLAASFLNSIIVKYSMDLTALLTIIPYGAAFFISFFLKDSSHHVESQRISLTDNIKVLKKNKNIIIFLISMALISESTHSICVYLNQPIYLRSSIDMKYFGFLTAFMQIACLLSARAYKLNEKVGTKKLYIVLISMIIGANIFLIYLKNGILVVLMIFIIEGAFAVTQPLSNTIQNRSITVANRATFLSSYAMVGDIIGSISNLAVGKASDFSLNIAIGTCAGLNILALILILIFFRKKKNK from the coding sequence TTGAATAAAAATAAGAATATCCATATTCTTTGCATTATAGCTTTTTTGCAAGGATTGGTTTTTTATGGTCCTATATCTACTTTGTTCAGACAGAACAGAGGGCTATCTTTAAACGATATATTTGTAATAGAAACGGTTTATGTAATACTTTTATTTATATTTGAAATTCCTTGGGGATATATTGCCGACAGAATCGGCTACAGGTGGACTTTGATTATATCCTTTTTCTTGTTTTTCCTATCTAAAATAGTATTTTATTCTGCTCATTCTTTTGACGGATTTTTATTTGAAAGGATTATTTTGGCTTTGGCCATATCGGGGATATCAGGCTGTGATTCAGCTCTTATCTATACTTCCGTAGATGAAATGGACAGCAACAGGGCCTTCAGTTTATATAATGCTTCTTCTGCCGGCGGTTTTTTAGCGGCTTCTTTTCTTAATTCCATTATAGTGAAATATTCTATGGATTTAACTGCACTATTAACTATCATTCCTTACGGGGCAGCTTTTTTCATTTCTTTTTTTCTTAAAGACAGTTCTCATCATGTTGAGTCCCAAAGAATCAGTCTGACTGATAATATTAAAGTCTTAAAGAAAAACAAAAATATAATCATATTTTTAATATCCATGGCTTTAATCTCCGAAAGTACCCATTCCATATGCGTTTATCTAAATCAGCCCATATATTTAAGAAGCAGTATTGATATGAAATACTTCGGTTTTCTGACTGCATTCATGCAGATTGCCTGCTTGTTATCCGCAAGAGCTTATAAATTAAATGAAAAAGTCGGAACCAAAAAGTTATATATAGTCTTAATTTCTATGATAATAGGTGCAAATATATTTTTGATTTATTTAAAAAACGGAATTTTAGTTGTACTGATGATATTCATCATAGAAGGAGCTTTTGCAGTTACCCAGCCTCTGTCGAACACCATACAGAACAGGAGTATTACTGTAGCTAACAGGGCAACCTTTTTATCATCCTATGCCATGGTAGGAGATATAATAGGAAGCATTTCAAATTTAGCGGTGGGAAAAGCATCGGATTTTTCATTGAATATTGCAATCGGAACTTGCGCCGGGCTTAACATATTAGCACTGATTTTAATTCTTATATTTTTTAGAAAGAAAAAGAATAAATAA
- a CDS encoding putative DNA modification/repair radical SAM protein — MEISDKLKILSAAAKYDVSCSSSGSRRTSKKGGFGSTSMYGICHSWTDDGRCISLLKILMSNCCIYDCAYCINRRSNDIPRASFTPDEVADLTINFYKRNYIEGLFLSSAVLKSPNYTMELLTDIARKLRENYGFNGYIHLKTIPGADNDLIEKAGMYADRMSVNIELPSEKGLKLLAPQKKKESILTPMNFINYRMEQYSEEKKKFRFSQKFVPAGQTTQLIVGATPDNDLKILRLSEALYNEFKLKRVYYSAYVPVTHHPNLPAVSSPPLIREHRLYQADWLLRFYGFHASEILNEEKPDFDLALDPKCNWALKNLEFFPVEINRVDYNTLLRVPGIGVKSARKIVAARRFCPLNFDDLRKLGIVMKRARYFITCNGKYYGIKNMDESAIRNSLIYEDKKSSNIVGEQLSMFSVYPSIILPENNIKVIGEEV, encoded by the coding sequence ATGGAAATATCGGATAAACTGAAAATTTTATCGGCTGCTGCCAAATATGATGTATCCTGTTCCTCAAGCGGAAGCAGGAGAACAAGTAAAAAGGGAGGATTCGGCAGTACAAGTATGTATGGAATATGTCACAGCTGGACTGATGACGGAAGATGTATATCTTTGCTCAAGATCCTTATGAGCAACTGCTGCATATACGATTGCGCATATTGTATAAACAGGCGTTCCAACGATATTCCCAGAGCAAGTTTTACACCGGATGAAGTGGCGGATTTGACAATAAATTTTTATAAAAGAAATTACATAGAAGGGCTTTTTTTAAGTTCGGCAGTTTTAAAAAGTCCTAATTATACGATGGAACTTTTAACCGATATAGCGAGAAAATTAAGAGAAAATTATGGATTTAACGGATATATTCATCTTAAAACCATACCGGGAGCGGATAACGATTTAATAGAAAAAGCAGGAATGTATGCAGACAGAATGAGTGTAAATATAGAATTGCCATCGGAAAAAGGATTGAAGTTATTGGCTCCTCAAAAGAAAAAGGAGTCCATATTAACTCCCATGAATTTTATTAATTACAGAATGGAACAATATTCGGAAGAAAAGAAAAAGTTCAGATTTTCTCAAAAATTTGTACCTGCAGGTCAGACTACACAGCTTATAGTAGGGGCTACACCGGATAACGACTTGAAAATACTGAGACTTTCCGAGGCTTTATATAATGAATTCAAGCTGAAAAGAGTGTATTATTCCGCTTATGTTCCGGTAACACATCATCCGAATCTTCCAGCCGTGTCTTCTCCTCCTTTAATAAGAGAACACAGGCTTTATCAGGCTGATTGGCTGTTAAGATTTTATGGTTTTCATGCTTCTGAAATACTTAATGAAGAAAAGCCGGATTTTGATTTGGCTCTTGATCCTAAATGTAACTGGGCATTAAAAAATTTAGAATTTTTCCCTGTAGAAATTAACAGAGTAGACTATAACACCCTTTTAAGGGTTCCGGGAATAGGAGTAAAATCAGCTCGAAAGATAGTAGCGGCAAGAAGGTTCTGTCCTTTAAATTTTGATGATTTAAGAAAATTAGGAATCGTAATGAAGAGAGCAAGGTATTTTATAACCTGCAATGGGAAATATTATGGTATAAAAAATATGGATGAGTCTGCAATACGAAACAGTCTGATATATGAGGATAAAAAAAGCTCCAATATTGTAGGAGAGCAGCTTTCCATGTTTTCCGTCTATCCCAGTATTATCTTACCTGAAAACAATATAAAGGTAATAGGGGAGGAAGTATAA
- a CDS encoding TIGR03915 family putative DNA repair protein produces MLCYFYDGSFEGLLTAIYDSYYRKEIPDRIISRVELQESMFVDKVYINTDGNKAAKVYESIRTKISEDALKNCFYVFLSETKDKDTVIYKYLRKGWKIGKNVNLNLSDDIVLSVYKICRRVTREVQLFVGLVRFECTNNGVYYAQIEPDNDIVGLLASHFVERLSDEYWIIHDLKRSEAVVYNKKEWVITDLSLERPFEFLKEEKKYQELWKEYYVSASIKSRVNLKAQKNHMPVRYWKHLIEKKV; encoded by the coding sequence ATGCTTTGTTATTTCTATGACGGCAGTTTTGAAGGACTTTTGACGGCTATATATGATTCCTATTACAGAAAAGAAATTCCCGACAGGATAATTTCAAGAGTTGAATTGCAAGAAAGTATGTTTGTTGATAAGGTGTACATAAATACGGATGGGAACAAAGCGGCAAAAGTTTATGAGTCTATCAGGACAAAAATATCGGAGGATGCTCTTAAAAATTGTTTTTATGTATTTTTATCTGAAACGAAGGATAAGGATACGGTTATATATAAATATTTAAGGAAAGGTTGGAAGATTGGGAAAAATGTGAATTTAAATTTATCTGACGACATCGTTCTTTCAGTCTATAAAATATGTAGAAGAGTAACAAGAGAAGTTCAGCTGTTCGTTGGACTGGTACGTTTTGAATGTACCAATAATGGGGTATACTATGCTCAGATAGAGCCGGATAATGATATTGTGGGATTGCTGGCTTCCCATTTTGTAGAAAGACTTTCCGATGAATATTGGATTATTCATGATTTAAAGAGAAGTGAAGCTGTTGTATATAATAAGAAAGAGTGGGTTATAACGGATTTGTCTTTGGAAAGGCCATTTGAATTTTTAAAAGAAGAAAAAAAATACCAAGAGCTGTGGAAGGAGTATTATGTAAGTGCTTCAATAAAGTCAAGGGTAAACCTTAAAGCCCAGAAAAATCATATGCCGGTAAGATATTGGAAACACTTGATTGAAAAGAAAGTTTAA
- a CDS encoding CvfB family protein has translation MIELGKIQKLEIKRYTSVGVYLNVKGSSDENKSDVLLPKRQIPKEAKVGDEIEVFIYRDSEDRMIATTSKPKIALGEIGFLRVVEITKIGAFLDWGLEKDLFLPFREQIYKVQKGKKYLVGVYIDKSDRLCATMKIKDFLQNDPPYKENDRVKGMIYSINEDIGAFVAVDNKYDGLIPMRELYGVYRAGDEVDVRIIKVKENGKLDLTIKETPHIQIEEDAEKVLKRLEDNQGVLSLNDESSPEDIKKELHMSKTAFKKSVGKLLKEKKIQFTKNGIRIK, from the coding sequence ATGATAGAATTAGGTAAAATTCAAAAATTGGAGATTAAAAGATATACATCCGTAGGAGTATATCTAAATGTGAAGGGAAGCAGTGATGAAAATAAGTCGGACGTTTTACTCCCGAAAAGACAAATTCCTAAGGAAGCAAAAGTAGGGGATGAAATAGAAGTTTTTATATACAGGGATTCGGAGGACAGGATGATAGCTACTACGTCAAAACCGAAAATTGCCTTAGGCGAAATAGGTTTTCTGAGGGTAGTGGAAATAACTAAAATTGGGGCTTTTTTAGATTGGGGGCTTGAAAAGGATTTATTTCTTCCTTTTAGAGAGCAGATTTATAAAGTGCAAAAAGGAAAAAAGTATCTTGTAGGTGTATACATAGATAAAAGCGATAGGCTGTGTGCTACTATGAAAATCAAGGATTTTCTTCAGAATGACCCTCCATATAAAGAAAATGACAGAGTTAAGGGAATGATATATAGTATCAATGAAGATATAGGAGCATTCGTGGCAGTGGATAATAAATATGACGGACTGATTCCTATGAGAGAACTTTATGGAGTATATAGAGCAGGGGATGAAGTTGATGTAAGAATTATAAAGGTAAAAGAGAATGGAAAATTGGATTTGACCATTAAAGAAACACCCCATATTCAAATAGAAGAAGATGCAGAGAAAGTTTTAAAAAGGTTGGAAGATAACCAGGGAGTACTATCACTTAATGATGAAAGTTCTCCGGAAGATATAAAAAAAGAGTTGCATATGAGCAAAACTGCTTTTAAGAAATCTGTAGGGAAATTACTGAAAGAGAAGAAGATTCAATTCACTAAAAACGGTATAAGGATTAAATGA
- a CDS encoding encapsulin-associated ferritin-like protein, with amino-acid sequence MSEYHEPVELISEKDRNIVRALNSLKEEIEAVDWYNQRVAVSQDAELKSIMAHNRDEEIEHACMTLEWLRRNMSGWDEELRTYLFKDGSVVDLEGKGEADSESQLDIGDLK; translated from the coding sequence ATGAGTGAATATCATGAACCGGTAGAATTGATAAGTGAAAAGGACAGAAATATAGTGAGAGCACTCAACAGCTTGAAGGAAGAAATTGAGGCAGTTGATTGGTATAATCAAAGGGTAGCCGTATCTCAGGATGCCGAATTGAAAAGTATAATGGCTCATAACAGAGACGAAGAAATTGAACATGCATGTATGACATTAGAATGGTTGAGGAGAAATATGTCCGGATGGGATGAAGAACTTAGAACTTATTTGTTCAAAGATGGCTCTGTTGTAGACTTGGAAGGAAAAGGTGAAGCTGATTCAGAGTCTCAACTTGACATAGGAGATTTAAAATAA